A stretch of the Actinomyces qiguomingii genome encodes the following:
- a CDS encoding transcriptional regulator: MNRAAEQLDPVIHAQSRLRIMATLAAIPQGDRLVFPRLRQLLDMTAGNLSTHLTRLEEAGYVEQSKTFYGRSPATYVSLTARGRVAFADYTRQLRALLDNE; the protein is encoded by the coding sequence ATGAATCGCGCAGCCGAACAGCTCGACCCGGTCATTCACGCCCAGTCCCGCCTGCGGATCATGGCCACCCTGGCTGCGATCCCCCAAGGAGACAGGCTCGTATTTCCGAGGCTGCGTCAACTGCTGGATATGACGGCCGGCAACCTGTCCACCCATCTGACCAGACTGGAGGAGGCGGGGTACGTGGAGCAGAGCAAGACCTTCTACGGTCGCAGCCCCGCCACCTACGTCTCACTTACTGCCCGCGGCCGCGTCGCCTTCGCCGATTACACCCGGCAGCTACGCGCCTTGCTGGATAACGAGTAA
- a CDS encoding proline--tRNA ligase, with amino-acid sequence MLQTMSQAFIRTLREDPADAEVDSHKLLVRAGYIRRAAPGVYTWLPLGLRTLRKIEAIIREEMDAISQEVLFPALLPAEPYKDTGRWDDYGPTLFKLTDRKDADYLLAPTHEEMFTLLVKDLYSSYKDLPVSIYQIQTKYRDEARPRAGVIRGREFVMKDSYSFDIDDAGLEASYQAHRAVYQRIFKRLGLEYVIVNAMSGAMGGSHSEEFLHPSPIGEDTFVRTDGGYAANAEAVATPVPADVDASGVGPAREVDTPDASTIETLVDFLNSAHPRSDGRVWTAADTLKNVVVVLTYPGGRRELLVVGIPGDRDVDMRRLGAAVAPAEVEMASDADFATHPELVRGYIGPTAIGPNSPRRRVERDAEGNEVLTGSVRYLLDPRVVPGTAWVTGANASQRHVLDLVAGRDFTADGTIEAAEIREGDPAPDGSGPLHLARGIELGHIFALGRKYASALDLTVLDENGKSRIVTMGSYGIGVTRALAALAESNHDEQGLAWPIQVAPFQVQVLATGKDDAVFETAARLAAALDEAGVEVLYDDRRRASAGVKFKDSELLGMPYTVVVGRDLAREGTVEIRDRRSGERICVPATQAAARVRELVGAALAWEDAAH; translated from the coding sequence GTGCTTCAGACGATGTCCCAGGCCTTCATCCGAACTCTGCGCGAAGACCCCGCCGACGCGGAGGTCGACAGCCACAAACTGCTGGTGCGTGCCGGTTACATACGCCGCGCCGCCCCCGGCGTGTACACCTGGCTGCCGCTGGGACTGCGCACCCTGCGCAAGATCGAAGCGATTATCCGCGAGGAGATGGACGCCATCTCCCAGGAGGTGCTCTTCCCTGCGCTGTTGCCCGCGGAGCCCTACAAGGACACCGGCCGCTGGGACGACTACGGGCCCACTTTGTTCAAGCTGACCGACCGCAAGGACGCAGATTACCTGCTGGCCCCCACGCATGAGGAGATGTTCACCCTCCTGGTCAAGGACCTGTACTCCTCCTACAAGGACCTGCCGGTGTCCATCTACCAGATCCAGACCAAGTACCGTGACGAGGCCCGTCCGCGCGCCGGAGTCATCCGCGGCCGCGAGTTCGTAATGAAGGACTCCTACTCCTTCGACATCGACGATGCCGGACTGGAGGCCTCCTACCAGGCGCATCGCGCGGTATACCAGCGCATCTTCAAGCGCCTGGGCCTGGAGTACGTGATCGTCAACGCCATGAGTGGCGCCATGGGCGGCTCGCATTCCGAGGAGTTCCTGCACCCCTCGCCCATCGGCGAGGACACTTTCGTGCGCACCGACGGCGGCTACGCGGCCAACGCGGAGGCGGTCGCCACCCCCGTGCCCGCGGACGTGGACGCCTCCGGCGTTGGCCCGGCCCGCGAGGTGGACACTCCTGATGCTTCCACCATCGAAACCCTGGTCGACTTCCTCAACTCTGCTCATCCGCGCTCCGATGGACGCGTCTGGACGGCCGCGGACACTCTCAAGAATGTCGTCGTGGTCCTCACTTACCCCGGTGGGAGGCGTGAACTGCTGGTGGTGGGGATCCCCGGCGACCGCGATGTCGACATGCGGCGCCTGGGGGCTGCCGTCGCCCCAGCCGAGGTGGAAATGGCCTCCGACGCCGACTTCGCCACTCACCCCGAGCTCGTGCGCGGATACATCGGCCCCACTGCCATCGGCCCCAACTCGCCGAGGCGGCGCGTGGAGCGAGACGCGGAGGGCAATGAGGTGCTAACCGGCTCGGTGCGCTACCTGCTGGACCCGCGGGTGGTGCCCGGCACCGCCTGGGTCACCGGCGCCAACGCCTCCCAGCGGCACGTGCTCGACCTGGTGGCAGGACGCGACTTCACCGCCGACGGCACCATTGAGGCAGCCGAGATCCGTGAGGGCGACCCCGCCCCCGACGGCTCCGGACCGCTGCACCTGGCCCGCGGCATCGAGCTCGGCCACATCTTTGCCCTCGGCCGTAAGTACGCCAGCGCCCTGGATCTGACGGTCCTGGACGAGAACGGCAAGTCCCGTATCGTCACCATGGGCTCCTACGGCATCGGCGTTACCCGTGCTCTGGCCGCCCTGGCCGAGTCCAACCACGACGAGCAGGGCCTGGCCTGGCCCATCCAGGTGGCGCCCTTCCAGGTACAGGTCCTGGCCACAGGCAAGGACGACGCCGTCTTTGAGACCGCCGCCCGTCTCGCCGCCGCGCTGGATGAGGCCGGAGTGGAGGTCTTGTACGACGACCGCCGCAGGGCCAGTGCCGGAGTGAAGTTCAAGGACTCCGAACTGCTTGGCATGCCCTATACCGTGGTGGTGGGGCGCGACCTGGCCAGGGAGGGCACCGTGGAAATCCGCGACCGCCGCAGCGGCGAGCGCATCTGCGTGCCGGCCACCCAGGCCGCTGCCCGGGTGCGTGAGCTGGTAGGTGCGGCCCTGGCCTGGGAAGATGCCGCGCACTAG